A part of Primulina eburnea isolate SZY01 chromosome 10, ASM2296580v1, whole genome shotgun sequence genomic DNA contains:
- the LOC140803870 gene encoding probable serine/threonine-protein kinase PBL18 isoform X2 has protein sequence MGNCIQRNKKVVKEYDGGTINSHKDKGNSSESRNQENVEIENNSTNLHDINLSNTGSSQGPKQVAESDYNFEMGSHNKIPSNLPSFSVNMEQTHQKSHPLPTPNLPQQPRNKNPRVSCSLLPTPDTILRLEKPSCSSAIPNSETLMENGKSSKLPMPRSESEILSSPYLKAFKFNELKNATSNFHKDNLLGEGGFGRVYKGWLDEETFTAARPGSGMEVAIKMLIPQGFQGHKEWLSEVNYLGRFRHPNLVKLVGYSLEGEDRILVYEFMPGGSLENHLFKKNSPPLSWATRIKVAAAAARGLCFLHDSESPVIYRDFKTSNILLDSEFHAKLSDFGLAKSGPTGFNTHVTTRVMGTEGYCDPKYQTTGKLTVKCDVYSFGVVLLELLTGRRAIDETKCDEEKNLVHWVRLHVRDNGKVFRVMDTKLEGQYPKRGAYVAANLALCCVNLEPKYRPPMTEILEILENLPSQKHHNNSSP, from the exons ATGGGAAATTGCATTCAAAGGAATAAGAAAGTGGTGAAGGAATACGATGGTGGCACAATAAATTCTCATAAAGATAAGGGTAATTCAAGTGAAAgcagaaatcaagaaaatgtgGAAATCGAGAATAATTCAACAAATCTTCATGATATTAATCTCAGTAATACTGGTTCAAGTCAAGGGCCGAAGCAAGTTGCGGAATCAGATTATAATTTCGAAATGGGAAGTCATAACAAAATACCATCGAATCTACCTTCCTTTTCAG TAAATATGGAGCAAACTCACCAAAAGAGTCATCCATTACCCACTCCGAATCTCCCCCAACAGCCTCGCAACAAGAACCCTAGAGTTAGTTGTTCACTATTGCCAACACCAGACACTATACTAAGACTTGAGAAACCTAGCTGCTCATCAGCAATCCCGAATTCCGAGACACTAATGGAAAATGGGAAATCTAGTAAATTACCAATGCCAAGATCAGAAAGTGAGATATTGTCGTCACCATATCTAAAGGCCTTTAAGTTCAACGAACTTAAGAACGCCACATCGAATTTTCACAAGGATAATTTACTCGGCGAAGGAGGTTTCGGCCGTGTTTACAAAGGATGGTTGGATGAGGAAACTTTCACAGCCGCAAGGCCTGGATCAGGCATGGAAGTCGCTATCAAGATGTTGATACCTCAAGGTTTCCAGGGTCATAAGGAGTGGCTG TCAGAGGTGAACTATTTGGGTCGGTTTAGGCATCCAAATCTTGTAAAACTCGTCGGATATTCTTTAGAAGGCGAAGATCGAATTCTGGTTTATGAATTCATGCCCGGAGGCAGCTTGGAGAATCACTTATTCAAAA AAAATTCTCCCCCTCTTTCCTGGGCAACAAGGATCAAGGTTGCTGCAGCTGCAGCCCGAGGGCTATGTTTTCTTCACGACTCCGAGTCGCCCGTCATTTATCGAGATTTCAAAACATCAAACATTTTGTTAGATTCG GAATTTCATGCAAAGCTCTCAGACTTTGGGTTGGCGAAATCGGGTCCGACAGGATTTAATACTCATGTAACCACACGAGTAATGGGTACCGAAGGATATTGTGATCCAAAATATCAAACCACAG GTAAACTTACTGTCAAGTGTGACGTATACAGTTTCGGAGTTGTGTTACTAGAGTTGCTCACAGGGCGACGTGCTATCGACGAAACGAAGTGTGACGAGGAGAAGAACTTGGTGCATTGGGTGAGGCTTCATGTACGTGATAACGGCAAGGTATTTCGAGTAATGGACACAAAGTTAGAAGGACAATATCCCAAGAGAGGAGCCTATGTTGCTGCAAATCTTGCATTATGTTGTGTAAATCTGGAGCCAAAGTACAGGCCACCAATGACCGAAATCTTGGAAATTCTTGAAAATCTCCCATCACAAAAACACCACAATAATTCATCTCCTTAA
- the LOC140803870 gene encoding probable serine/threonine-protein kinase PBL18 isoform X1 has protein sequence MGNCIQRNKKVVKEYDGGTINSHKDKGNSSESRNQENVEIENNSTNLHDINLSNTGSSQGPKQVAESDYNFEMGSHNKIPSNLPSFSVYFSVNMEQTHQKSHPLPTPNLPQQPRNKNPRVSCSLLPTPDTILRLEKPSCSSAIPNSETLMENGKSSKLPMPRSESEILSSPYLKAFKFNELKNATSNFHKDNLLGEGGFGRVYKGWLDEETFTAARPGSGMEVAIKMLIPQGFQGHKEWLSEVNYLGRFRHPNLVKLVGYSLEGEDRILVYEFMPGGSLENHLFKKNSPPLSWATRIKVAAAAARGLCFLHDSESPVIYRDFKTSNILLDSEFHAKLSDFGLAKSGPTGFNTHVTTRVMGTEGYCDPKYQTTGKLTVKCDVYSFGVVLLELLTGRRAIDETKCDEEKNLVHWVRLHVRDNGKVFRVMDTKLEGQYPKRGAYVAANLALCCVNLEPKYRPPMTEILEILENLPSQKHHNNSSP, from the exons ATGGGAAATTGCATTCAAAGGAATAAGAAAGTGGTGAAGGAATACGATGGTGGCACAATAAATTCTCATAAAGATAAGGGTAATTCAAGTGAAAgcagaaatcaagaaaatgtgGAAATCGAGAATAATTCAACAAATCTTCATGATATTAATCTCAGTAATACTGGTTCAAGTCAAGGGCCGAAGCAAGTTGCGGAATCAGATTATAATTTCGAAATGGGAAGTCATAACAAAATACCATCGAATCTACCTTCCTTTTCAG TTTATTTTTCAGTAAATATGGAGCAAACTCACCAAAAGAGTCATCCATTACCCACTCCGAATCTCCCCCAACAGCCTCGCAACAAGAACCCTAGAGTTAGTTGTTCACTATTGCCAACACCAGACACTATACTAAGACTTGAGAAACCTAGCTGCTCATCAGCAATCCCGAATTCCGAGACACTAATGGAAAATGGGAAATCTAGTAAATTACCAATGCCAAGATCAGAAAGTGAGATATTGTCGTCACCATATCTAAAGGCCTTTAAGTTCAACGAACTTAAGAACGCCACATCGAATTTTCACAAGGATAATTTACTCGGCGAAGGAGGTTTCGGCCGTGTTTACAAAGGATGGTTGGATGAGGAAACTTTCACAGCCGCAAGGCCTGGATCAGGCATGGAAGTCGCTATCAAGATGTTGATACCTCAAGGTTTCCAGGGTCATAAGGAGTGGCTG TCAGAGGTGAACTATTTGGGTCGGTTTAGGCATCCAAATCTTGTAAAACTCGTCGGATATTCTTTAGAAGGCGAAGATCGAATTCTGGTTTATGAATTCATGCCCGGAGGCAGCTTGGAGAATCACTTATTCAAAA AAAATTCTCCCCCTCTTTCCTGGGCAACAAGGATCAAGGTTGCTGCAGCTGCAGCCCGAGGGCTATGTTTTCTTCACGACTCCGAGTCGCCCGTCATTTATCGAGATTTCAAAACATCAAACATTTTGTTAGATTCG GAATTTCATGCAAAGCTCTCAGACTTTGGGTTGGCGAAATCGGGTCCGACAGGATTTAATACTCATGTAACCACACGAGTAATGGGTACCGAAGGATATTGTGATCCAAAATATCAAACCACAG GTAAACTTACTGTCAAGTGTGACGTATACAGTTTCGGAGTTGTGTTACTAGAGTTGCTCACAGGGCGACGTGCTATCGACGAAACGAAGTGTGACGAGGAGAAGAACTTGGTGCATTGGGTGAGGCTTCATGTACGTGATAACGGCAAGGTATTTCGAGTAATGGACACAAAGTTAGAAGGACAATATCCCAAGAGAGGAGCCTATGTTGCTGCAAATCTTGCATTATGTTGTGTAAATCTGGAGCCAAAGTACAGGCCACCAATGACCGAAATCTTGGAAATTCTTGAAAATCTCCCATCACAAAAACACCACAATAATTCATCTCCTTAA